The genomic segment CCAGCATCATCAATGATGTCGACAAACCGGTACGTTCCGTACGCTCAATTTCTGTTGCCAACGCTTTCAACAAATAACGGAGGTTGTACAAACCCGTCAGAGGGTCTGTCACGGCTTGCTGACGCAGAGTAACCAGCTCGGTTTGAAACCGGCAAATACCTGATGACTGGCATTGCCAGGGATTTTCTACCGCCGCCACAAGGGCAGCAGCACCCGTTTGTTCCGCTGCTGAATCATTCATACAATCGCAATCCTGAATTTGACCCATTCAGTGTAGAAGGCGAAGCGGCTCACGTCGAAAAAACCCGGTCTCCCCACTTAACAATCACACCGAACCCCGCCAACACCGATTTGTAACCGTCACCAACCCATATCAATTGCCACTGCAGAGATGTCATCCTTTGCGACATAGCGCTAGACTCGCCCAAACCATGGCATACGATACAGTAATGAGCACACAACGCCCGATTGATAGCGGCAACCAGATTCCCGACCGTAATTTCGACGATATCGCCGCCCGATTTAGCAAGACGATTTACGATACTCCCAAAGGCCAGCTGCGTCTGGCCGCCCTGCGACAGGATTTTGCCGATCTGGATATTCCCCTGCAGCAATGCGAGGTTCTGGATCTTGGCGGCGGACAAGGGCAATTTGCGCTGGAACTGGCCCGGCAAGGTGCCAACATTCATCTTTGCGATATTTCAGCAGCCATGCTGTCCTTAGCGCAGCACAGCTTTGCCACAGCAAACCTGCCACTCAAAAGTGCCTGCTGCCCCCTGCAAACCGCTGCCGCTGTATTTCCCGGCCAGTTTGATGTGGTAGTGAACCATGCAGTGCTTGAGTGGCTGGAGCAGCCTTACGACGCCCTGGAAACGATTTGCCATTTTGTTAAGGAAGACGGCTGGTTGTCACTGATGTTCTACAACCTCCACGGCCATCAATGGCGCCAACTGATGAATGGCCGAACCCATGCGCCAGAAGGTTCTAACGATCGTCTGCGCCGGGAAGGTAATGCTCCTCAACACCCTCTCGACCCCATAAAAATTATGGATGAGCTGAGAGCAAACGGCTTTGAAATATTACGCTGGCGCGGTATTCGCTGCATTCATGATCATATGCATCAGAAAATTCGTGAACGTATTGGTCAACCTTCGGTTAACCAAGCAGACCTGGAGTTTGGCCTGCAAGACCCCTACCGCTTGCTGGGCCGCTATATTCACGTGGTGGCAAAACGAGCAATCCCATGAAAATTCTGGTATCGGCCTGCCTGCTGGGTCAACGCGTCCGCTATGACGGTGCCGATAACGCTGCAAAGCTGGCGCACCAGCAGACTGTTCTTGAGCAATGGCATCAGCAAGGCTGGCTGATCCCGGTATGCCCGGAAGTCGCTGGCGGTTTGCCAGTACCCAGACCTGCGGCTGAAATCGCCGGCGGCAATGGTGCCGAGGTATTGGCAGGCCAGCGTCGGGTACTGACACAAACCGGTGACGATGTTACCGAATTTTTCCTCGCCGGTGCCAGGCACACACTGATATACGCCCAGACCCACAACGCCAAAGCGGCACTGCTGGCAGCACGGTCGCCGTCCTGTGGGCCAGACAGCACCTATGACGGTAGTTTCAGCAAACAACTGACCGCCTATAGCGGCATCACAGCTACCCTGCTGAAGCAACACGGCATCGCCTGCTTTTCTCCAGACAGTTTTGAGCAATTGCTGGAATGGGTGCAACAACAGCAAGACTGGGTTGACTCAGGCATTGAAAATAAAAAATTCGGATATTGGGAAATATTTTGAAGCGAATGCGTCGAAAAGACATTGCTGAAATGGTGCGCTCGGGAGGATGACGAATGCCTTGCAGGCCGTCGTCGCAAGCTCCGACGTTTTCTCGCTGCGCTCGAATCGAACCGGATGAGGCACGAATCTCCGGCGCTTGGACGGTAATACTTACAGAATTTTTTAATTGCCGAAGCGAATGCTTCGAAAAGACATTTCTGAAATGGTGCGCTCGGGAGGATTCGAACCTCCGACCACCTGGTTCGTAGCCAGGTACTCTATCCAGCTGAGCTACGAGCGCACATCAGAAAAGCAAAACACGATTGGATTCATTCAGTAGAATGGTGCGCTCGGGAGGATTCGAACCTCCGACCGCCTGGTTCGTAGCCAGGTACTCTATCCAGCTGAGCTACGAGCGCACATCGTGGGGCGCGTATTATATTAAGGAAACTTTAATAGTCAACTGTATATAAACGCTCTGCAGAAGCAGAAAACGTGGCGGAGAGAGAGGGATTCGAACCCTCGATAGGGTATAAACCTATACACCCTTAGCAGGGGTGCGCCTTCAGCCACTCGGCCATCTCTCCAGATCACGGCGCGCATGATACCACGTTATTTAGAAACTTAAAGAAAAAAATGCTATTAAATTGAGGCCTTAGTAGTTACCGGCCGATTCATCACCATCTTTTTCACGCTGAATGCGCTGATAAATCTCTTCGCGATGAACTGCGACTTCTTTGGGTGCATTCACACCAATACGTACCTGGTTTCCTTTTACTCCAAGGACAGTGACGGTCACTTCGTCACCTACCATTAACGTCTCGCCTACGCGACGGGTCAAAATAAGCATAGGGTTACTCCTGAAAATCCTGTTTATTGGTCTAGGGTGCTGTGGCGCTGAGCCCATTCTCTTCATCTAACAGTATTGACCATATATTCCATTATGATCAGAAAAAACCTGGGATGTTGAGAACGTTTGGTTATTAGGGCACCTTCCATGAAGGAAGGTTCCCTAAACAGACAGGAGCAGAACAAGCTCAGGTGCTAACCTGGGTTTCTTCTTCGGCATCCAGTCCGAACGCGGTGTGCAGCGAACGAACAGCCAACTCCAAATACTTTTCTGCAATCACAACCGAGATTTTGATCTCCGATGTTGTAATGACAAGAATGTTAATATTCTCATCGGCCAGTGTTTTGAACATTTTGCTGGCAACACCCGCATGAGAGCGCATTCCGACACCCACCATGGATACCTTGCAGATATCATCGGTACCAATCACATGGCGGGCTTTCAATTCTTTGGCCGTTTCTTTAAGAATCGCCATCGCCTTACTGTAATCATTGCGATGAACCGTGAATGTAAAATCCGTTGTACCATCATCCGATACGTTTTGAACAATCATATCGACTTCAATATTGGCATCGCTGATCGGCACCAGTATGCGGGAAGCAACACCGGGAATATCAGGTACCCCCTTTACAGTTACTTTTGCTTCGTCACGATTAAATGCAATGCCTGAAATAACGGGATTTTCCACGGAGCCATTCTCCTCCATTGTAATCAGTGTGCCGTTACCTTCCTTAAAGGAGGAAAGCACACGCAGCGGAACCTTGTATTTACCTGCAAATTCGACCGATCGAATTTGCAATACCTTTGAACCAAGACTGGCCATTTCGAGCATTTCCTCGAAGGTCACCTGCTCCATTCGACGCGCTGCCGGTACGACACGAGGGTCGGTTGTATAAACGCCATCAACATCGGTGTAGATCTGGCATTCATCCGCTCCCAGCGCTGCAGCCAGAGCAACCCCGGTGGTGTCGGAACCGCCACGACCCAGCGTGGTAATGTTGTTGTCGTCGTCAATCCCCTGAAAACCGGCCACAATCACGATCCCACCCGCATCAAGCTGGTTGCGCATGGATGTGGTATCAATATCTTCAATCCGGGCTTTCATGAATGAGCTGTCGGTTTTAATACCCACCTGCCAGCCAGTGTAGGAACGTGCACTGACACCGCGCTCTTCAAGCGCCATGGCGAGCAGGGCTATGGTTACCTGCTCCCCGGTTGAGACCAGTACATCCATCTCTCGAGGTGATGGATTATCAGAAATAGAGTTGGCCAGGCCAATCAGGCGGTTGGTTTCGCCACTCATGGCAGACACCGCCACCACAACCTGATGACCGGCATCGTGGAAGGACTTTACCTTGTCGGCGACCATTTCGATCCGCTCGACTGTACCGACCGACGTGCCTCCATATTTCTGTACGTATAGCGCCATGATGTAACAACCGGGGTTGACTAAACTAAAAAGGGCGCCAATTAAACAACAATTGTCATAAACAAGAAAGATACAGAGTGTATGGAAAACGTTACTGATTTCAGGACTGACTGATCTACTCAAGTACCCATACACAAACAGTGGATATAAAACGAGTGACGATGGCCATCCCGACACAGCCCAGAATGATAAAACGGGCATTAAAGCCCGTTTTATCATTCTTTGCAGTAATCGATTCCCAGAAAATCAGGCTACCGATTCAGCCCAGCGCTCAAACGCCGCAAGCGCATCGGCAATCCCTTCTGGCTTCTGCCCACCCGCCTGCGCCATTTCAGGCTTGCCACCCCCGCGACCGTCGACATATTCCGCACAGGCCTTGACCGCATCCCCGGCTTTGGCAGACTTGATCAGGTCTTTGGTCACACCGGCAAGCAGGGTGACCTTGCCGTCGTTTTCAGCGGCCAGCATGATCAACGCACTGCCCAGCTTGTTTTTCAGCTGATCCATGATAGTACGCAGAGCATTGACATCTGCACCATCCAGACGAGCGGCCAGAACCTTGATGCCCTTTATGTCTTTAGCCTGACCAGCAAGATCTGAACCGGCATTGCTGGCCAGCTTGGATTTCAACGCCTCCAGCTCTTTTTCCAGGGTCTTGTTGCGACTCAGTAATTGGTCAACTTTCTCACCAACGTTGTCGGTAGAGCCTTTTAATACCGCAGCAATTCCCTTCAGCGCCTGTTCCTGCTGGCCAACAAAGTCCAGTGCTGCCTGGCCAACAACCGCTTCTATACGACGGATACCTGCGGCGATACCGCTCTCGGAGCTGATTTTCAACAATCCGATATCGCCGGTACGCGCGGCGTGAATACCACCACACAGCTCAACAGAAAAATCATTGATGCCCATCGACAATACACGCACCTCGTCATCGTACTTTTCGCCAAACAGCGCCATGGCACCGGTTTCACGAGCAGCGTCGATATCCATCAAACGTGTCGTTACCGGTGTATTGGCACGGATCTGACGGTTAACCAGAGTTTCGATTTGCAGCAGCTCTTCTGGCTTGATCGCTTCGAGGTGGGAAAAGTCGAAGCGCAATTTGTCATAGGTAACCAACGAGCCTTTCTGCGCCACGTGTGACCCCAATACTGTACGTAACGCAGCATGCAGCAAATGTGTAGCGGAGTGATGCAAAGCTGTTGCCTGGCGTTTTTCGGCATCGACCGTTGCCGTCAGTATATCGCCCGCGACCACACGGCCTTCCACCAGTACACCTTGATGCAGGTGATTTTTACCTTCTTTGGTGGTGTCTTTTACCTGAAAAACCACACCCTTTGCGGTCAGAAAGCCGGTATCTCCAGCCTGACCACCGCTTTCGGCATAAAATGCGGTTTCGTCCAGTACCAGCGTGGCTTCATCACCGGCAAGCAGTTCGACTACGGCTTCACCGTTCTTGAACAGGGCTTTCACCGTACCGGTATTTTCCAGTGCGTCGTAACCACGGAAGGCAGTTTCACCGTCAATGGCCAGACCCGCGCCATAGTGAGCACCAAAGTTGCCAGCAGCACGGGCTTTTTCGCGCTGTTTGTTCATTTCTACGTCAAACCCGGCTTCGTCGACCTTGAGGTCGCGTTCACGGGCAACGTCAGCGGTCAAATCCAGCGGGAAGCCGTAGGTGTCGTATAACTTGAATGCCGTTTCACCCGGAATGGTATCGCTCTCGAGTGTTTCAATCGTTGCATTAAGAATCGCCATTCCCTTGTCCAGTGTCTTGGCAAATTGCTCTTCTTCCAGACGCAGTACTTTTTGTACATGCTCCGACAGCTCCGACAACTCTGGATAGGCCTCACCCATTTGCTCAACCAGCGCAGGAACCAGCGTATGGAAAAAGCCAACCGCTGCACCCAGCATATGACCATGACGCACAGCGCGGCGAATAATGCGGCGCAGGACGTAACCGCGGCCTTCGTTAGAGGGCAAAACTCCGTCGATAATCAGGAAGCTGGTAGAACGGATATGGTCGGCAATCACACGCAGTGACTTGTTCTCGGTATCCTGGCAACCGGTGGCATTCGCGGCGGCGGCCAACAATGCCTGGAACAGATCAATTTCGTAATTACTGTGAACCCCCTGCATGATGGCGGAGATACGCTCAAGGCCCATACCGGTATCAACCGATGGCTTCGGCAGTGGCACCATCTCACCATCAGGCTGGCGGTCGAACTGCATAAAGACGTTGTTCCAGATCTCGATAAAGCGGTCGCCGTCTTCTTCAGGTGACCCTGGAGGCCCACCCCAGATGTGCTCACCATGATCGTAGAAAATTTCGGTGCAAGGGCCACATGGCCCAGTGTCACCCATCTGCCAAAAGTTATCCGACGCAAAACGGCTGCCTTTATTGTCTCCGATGCGGACAATTTTCTCAGCCGGAATACCGACTTGTCGGTGCCAGATATCAAAGGCTTCATCGTCATCGGCATAAACGGTGACCATCAGTTTCTCGACTGGCAGGTTCAACCATTCTTTTGACGTCAGCAGCTCCCAGGCAAACTTGATGGCGTCTTCCTTGAAATAGTCACCAAAACTGAAGTTACCCAGCATTTCAAAGAAGGTGTGGTGACGGGCGGTATAACCCACGTTTTCCAGATCATTATGCTTGCCACCCGCACGGACACAGCGTTGCGATGAGGTGGCTCTGGTGTAACTGCGCTGGTCTTTTCCGAGAAATACGTCCTTGAACTGCACCATACCGGCGTTGGTAAACAACAAGGTCGGGTCATTGGCAGGAATTAAAGGACTGGATGGCACCACCTCGTGCCCCTTGGAGGCAAAGAAATCGAGGAATGCCTGGCGAATATCTGCGCTTTTCATACGAGGGCGTAATTCCGAAGGTTGGTTGCATCAAAAGCGGCAGTATAGCGGGTTGCTCCGCTTTGTCCGAGTCCCGCACACACTCCAAACCATCACCAGGGTATAAAACCCGGTAGAAAACACTTGACCTGACACTCAAACAATATAACCATAAAGGAATATTTGAATGACTTGCCAATGACCGAAAGCGCTTATTATGGACAGGCAAGTTCGTACTACACCCACAGACTTGAGGTTGTTGCCATGAATGTTGATCGTATGGTGTTTGCGTTTGCCGGATGCTTTATTTTATTGAGTCTGGCGCTGTCGCAGCTGCACAGTGTGTACTGGCTGTGGTTTACCGCATTTGTCGGCGTCAATATGCTGCAGGCAGCATTTACCGGTTTCTGCCCCTTGGCGATGATTCTGAAAAAGGTCGGTCTTAAAGCAGGTTGCGCGTTTTCCTGACACCGGTTTATTGACGCTGAGCATTATTCGCCCTGATCCTCGCTGTCTTCACAACAGGCATCCAGTGCGTATTGAATCTGATCGGTGTTAAATCCGCGATAGCTCAGAAAACGGTAAACTCGCGCCTTTTCTTTCTGATCCGCAAGGCGAACTCTGGCAAGTTCGCCACTCACTCCAAGTTTTTTAGCCGCTCCGGCTCGGGCCAATTCAAACCAGTCCAGCTCACAGCCTTCAAATGCCGTGCGCACGATGACGTCTGCTACGCGTCTCTGGCGTAGCTCCTGCTGAATGCGTAATGGCCCCTGCCCTCGTTGAAATCGGGTGCGCAAAAAAGACCCGGTAAAGCGTTCGTCGCTTTGCCAGCCACTCTGGGTAAAGTCATCAAGAATATCATTCAGTAATAATTCGAAGCGCACCCGCTCATCGCTGTCAATACGGTCATAAAAACGACGGGTCAGCTTGCTGTGCAATTCGTCGCGGCTGTGCTCGCGGCGGGACAATAAATCGATACCAGCCTGGCGCAGCTGCGGTCGCAGTTCAGCCAGGCTGATGGCAGGTAATAAATCAGTCAGCTTCGACTTCTTCGACATTGTCGTTGCCAGCACTTTGATTCAGGTTGGGAACAACGATCAGCTGGGCACGAATGCCGGCTTCAATTTCTTCGGCGATTTCTGGATGCTCTTCCAGATAGGCCGCCGCATTGGCTTTACCCTGACCAATCTTGTTGTTCTGATAGCTGTACCAGGCACCGGCTTTCTGCACCAGCTCACACTTCACACCCAGATCAATAATCTCGCCCATGTGGTAGATGCCAGAGCCGTACATGATCTGGAATTCGGCCTGTCTGAACGGTGGCGCAACCTTGTTCTTGACGACTTTGACTCGGGTCTCGTTACCGATGGCCTCGTCACCTTGCTTGACCGAACCGATACGGCGAATATCGAGGCGAACGGACGAATAGAATTTCAGCGCATTACCACCGGTCGTGGTTTCCGGGCTACCAAACATCACGC from the Candidatus Thalassolituus haligoni genome contains:
- a CDS encoding aspartate kinase; amino-acid sequence: MALYVQKYGGTSVGTVERIEMVADKVKSFHDAGHQVVVAVSAMSGETNRLIGLANSISDNPSPREMDVLVSTGEQVTIALLAMALEERGVSARSYTGWQVGIKTDSSFMKARIEDIDTTSMRNQLDAGGIVIVAGFQGIDDDNNITTLGRGGSDTTGVALAAALGADECQIYTDVDGVYTTDPRVVPAARRMEQVTFEEMLEMASLGSKVLQIRSVEFAGKYKVPLRVLSSFKEGNGTLITMEENGSVENPVISGIAFNRDEAKVTVKGVPDIPGVASRILVPISDANIEVDMIVQNVSDDGTTDFTFTVHRNDYSKAMAILKETAKELKARHVIGTDDICKVSMVGVGMRSHAGVASKMFKTLADENINILVITTSEIKISVVIAEKYLELAVRSLHTAFGLDAEEETQVST
- the csrA gene encoding carbon storage regulator CsrA; this translates as MLILTRRVGETLMVGDEVTVTVLGVKGNQVRIGVNAPKEVAVHREEIYQRIQREKDGDESAGNY
- the alaS gene encoding alanine--tRNA ligase — encoded protein: MKSADIRQAFLDFFASKGHEVVPSSPLIPANDPTLLFTNAGMVQFKDVFLGKDQRSYTRATSSQRCVRAGGKHNDLENVGYTARHHTFFEMLGNFSFGDYFKEDAIKFAWELLTSKEWLNLPVEKLMVTVYADDDEAFDIWHRQVGIPAEKIVRIGDNKGSRFASDNFWQMGDTGPCGPCTEIFYDHGEHIWGGPPGSPEEDGDRFIEIWNNVFMQFDRQPDGEMVPLPKPSVDTGMGLERISAIMQGVHSNYEIDLFQALLAAAANATGCQDTENKSLRVIADHIRSTSFLIIDGVLPSNEGRGYVLRRIIRRAVRHGHMLGAAVGFFHTLVPALVEQMGEAYPELSELSEHVQKVLRLEEEQFAKTLDKGMAILNATIETLESDTIPGETAFKLYDTYGFPLDLTADVARERDLKVDEAGFDVEMNKQREKARAAGNFGAHYGAGLAIDGETAFRGYDALENTGTVKALFKNGEAVVELLAGDEATLVLDETAFYAESGGQAGDTGFLTAKGVVFQVKDTTKEGKNHLHQGVLVEGRVVAGDILTATVDAEKRQATALHHSATHLLHAALRTVLGSHVAQKGSLVTYDKLRFDFSHLEAIKPEELLQIETLVNRQIRANTPVTTRLMDIDAARETGAMALFGEKYDDEVRVLSMGINDFSVELCGGIHAARTGDIGLLKISSESGIAAGIRRIEAVVGQAALDFVGQQEQALKGIAAVLKGSTDNVGEKVDQLLSRNKTLEKELEALKSKLASNAGSDLAGQAKDIKGIKVLAARLDGADVNALRTIMDQLKNKLGSALIMLAAENDGKVTLLAGVTKDLIKSAKAGDAVKACAEYVDGRGGGKPEMAQAGGQKPEGIADALAAFERWAESVA
- a CDS encoding methyltransferase domain-containing protein, whose protein sequence is MSTQRPIDSGNQIPDRNFDDIAARFSKTIYDTPKGQLRLAALRQDFADLDIPLQQCEVLDLGGGQGQFALELARQGANIHLCDISAAMLSLAQHSFATANLPLKSACCPLQTAAAVFPGQFDVVVNHAVLEWLEQPYDALETICHFVKEDGWLSLMFYNLHGHQWRQLMNGRTHAPEGSNDRLRREGNAPQHPLDPIKIMDELRANGFEILRWRGIRCIHDHMHQKIRERIGQPSVNQADLEFGLQDPYRLLGRYIHVVAKRAIP
- a CDS encoding DUF2892 domain-containing protein, producing MNVDRMVFAFAGCFILLSLALSQLHSVYWLWFTAFVGVNMLQAAFTGFCPLAMILKKVGLKAGCAFS
- a CDS encoding regulatory protein RecX translates to MSKKSKLTDLLPAISLAELRPQLRQAGIDLLSRREHSRDELHSKLTRRFYDRIDSDERVRFELLLNDILDDFTQSGWQSDERFTGSFLRTRFQRGQGPLRIQQELRQRRVADVIVRTAFEGCELDWFELARAGAAKKLGVSGELARVRLADQKEKARVYRFLSYRGFNTDQIQYALDACCEDSEDQGE
- a CDS encoding DUF523 domain-containing protein gives rise to the protein MKILVSACLLGQRVRYDGADNAAKLAHQQTVLEQWHQQGWLIPVCPEVAGGLPVPRPAAEIAGGNGAEVLAGQRRVLTQTGDDVTEFFLAGARHTLIYAQTHNAKAALLAARSPSCGPDSTYDGSFSKQLTAYSGITATLLKQHGIACFSPDSFEQLLEWVQQQQDWVDSGIENKKFGYWEIF